One Oncorhynchus masou masou isolate Uvic2021 chromosome 18, UVic_Omas_1.1, whole genome shotgun sequence DNA window includes the following coding sequences:
- the LOC135505093 gene encoding Golgi to ER traffic protein 4 homolog, whose translation MMSEQEALKCSNARNRGGTQRVEGKLRASVEKGDYYEAHQMYRTLFFRYISQAKHTDARELMYNGAQLFFSYNQLNSAADLSMLVLESLEKSEAKVEDEDLEHLAKLFSLMDPNSPERVAFVSRALKWSTGGSGKLGAPKLHQLLAVTLWKEQNYSESRYHFLHSSDGEGCAQMLVEYSAQRGFRSEVDMFVAQAVLQFLCLKNKNSASVVFSTYTQKHPSIEKDPPFVQPLLNFIWFLLLAVDGGKLTVFTVLCEQYQPSLKRDPMYNEYLDRIGQLFFGVPPKQSSSYGGLLGNLLNSLMGSGEGEDEEGEEAQEHGSPIELD comes from the exons ATGATGTCGGAGCAGGAGGCTCTGAAGTGCTCCAATGCAAGAAACCGTGGAGGAACGCAGCGGGTTGAAGGGAAACTGCGAGCCAGTGTTGAAAAGGGAGATTACTATGAAGCTCACCAGATGTACAGAACCTTATTTTTTAG GTATATTTCACAAGCAAAGCACACCGATGCCAGGGAGTTGATGTACAATGGTGCCCAGCTCTTCTTCAGCTACAACCAG CTTAACAGTGCTGCAGACCTGTCAATGTTGGTGCTAGAGTCTTTGGAGAAATCTGAGGCGAAGGTGGAGGACGAAGACTTAG AGCACCTGGCTAAACTGTTCAGTTTGATGGACCCCAACTCCCCAGAGAGAGTAGCATTTGTGTCCCGCGCACTCAAGTGGTCCACAGGTGGCTCAGGGAAGCTGGGCGCCCCCAAACTGCATCAGCTCCTAGCAGTCACCTTGTGGAAAG AGCAAAACTACAGTGAGTCTCGCTACCACTTCTTGCACTCCTCTGATGGAGAGGGATGTGCCCAGATGCTGGTGGAGTACTCAGCACAGCGGGGCTTTCGCAGTGAGGTGGACATGTTTGTGGCACAGGCCGTCCTGCA GTTCCTCTGTTTAAAGAACAAAAACAGTGCGTCTGTAGTGTTCAGCACATATACACAGAAACACCCCTCAATAGAGAAGGATCCTCCCTTTGTGCAGCCCTTGCTCAACTTTATCTGGTTTCTCTTGCTGGCCGTGGATGG AGGCAAATTAACAGTGTTCACGGTGCTATGTGAGCAGTATCAGCCTTCCCTGAAGAGGGACCCTATGTATAATGAG TATCTCGACAGGATAGGACAGCTTTTCTTCGGGGTGCCACCCAAACAGTCCTCATCATATGGTGGATTGCTAG GAAACCTGTTGAACAGCCTGATGGGCTCAGGTgagggtgaggatgaggagggagaggaagcaCAGGAGCACGGCAGCCCCATTGAGCTGGACTGA